Below is a window of Halogeometricum rufum DNA.
GTCATCTCGGACCACGCCGAGAAGGGCGAGACGTACATCTACGCCGGGAACGACACGCCCGACTTCTCGTCGAACCAGTTTCAGGGCCTCACCATCGACGACGAGTCGTTCGTCTGGGAGTGCCAGCAACTCCTCCGCGGCGGGACGTTCGACCTCGTGTTCTACTACGAGGCGGGCGTCGAACAGGAGGCACTCGCGGCCGACCTGGACGCCCTCGACCACGTCGAACGCGTGACGCAGGTCCCGTAGGCGCGGTTCGGACGGTCCGCACGTGACGCGACGCCGGCGGCGGTTCGTCCATAGCTAACCGCACATTTTCACCCCCGTCCGCACTCGTTTCGAGTAGTGACCGACTCGAATCGAGCGCCCGAACCCCCGGCTTCGAGACGCTTATCCTCGCGCACACCTGAGGGGAAACCATGAGCAGGGCCGACGTCGATAGAGCCGAGTTGACGACGCTCGACCGGGCCATCGTCAACGCCTTTCAGGGCGGATTTCCGGTGGTCGAACGGCCGTTCGAACCGGCCGCGGCGGCGCTTCGCGAACGCGGCGTCGAGGTGACCGCGGACGAACTCCTCGAACGGGTCCGCCACCTCGACGACGAGGGCGTGTTGACCCGCTTCGGCGCACTCGTCAACGCCGAGGAGATAGGCGGGACGGCGACGCTGGTCGCCATGCACGCCCCCGAGGACCGGTTCGACGAGGTGGCCGAGCAGGTGAACGCCCACCGCGAGGTTGCGCACAACTACGAACGCGAACA
It encodes the following:
- a CDS encoding DUF5778 family protein, translated to MSETVDDDLYKRTLALLEPGDIELVGAIVHTDLSGQEDLEMQELTVEINEVISDHAEKGETYIYAGNDTPDFSSNQFQGLTIDDESFVWECQQLLRGGTFDLVFYYEAGVEQEALAADLDALDHVERVTQVP